The following are encoded in a window of Phaseolus vulgaris cultivar G19833 chromosome 3, P. vulgaris v2.0, whole genome shotgun sequence genomic DNA:
- the LOC137807454 gene encoding bHLH transcription factor RHL1-like isoform X1 — protein sequence MQPCSGEMQGPNNNSLFNGNNNSSNNEQQIQFDAASNDDFLKQMLSNLPSSPWTLDPKPNPNPLWDPNSDETTPENNVLYPYDLQQANLASKFRNHHITDDKASALMLQHHQLLLSSAAAAAAAANSPLLQMPVSSLNDVVHAPSFKSPTPNADASSVQPLYNAFSASLQGAAQPSNQTHHFQLPQQGQSFGASAPASGASGQPKQRVRARRGQATDPHSIAERLRRERIAERMKALQELVPNANKTDKASMLDEIIDYVKFLQLQVKVLSMSRLGGAAAVAPLVADISSEGGGDCVQPKSNNANGNSNDTLATTEQQVAKLMEEDMGSAMQYLQGKGLCLMPISLATAISKATCHARNPFINGDGPSSPGMSALTLHSSTLSNGLVKDTASVSKS from the exons ATGCAACCTTGTAGTGGAGAAATGCAAGGCCCTAACAATAACTCTCTCTTTAACGGCAACAACAATAGCAGTAACAATGAGCAACAGATTCAGTTTGACGCAGCTTCCAACGACGATTTCCTCAAACAAATGCTTTCCAACCTTCCTTCTTCTCCATGGACACTGGACCCCAAACCCAACCCCAACCCCTTGTGGGACCCTAATTCCGACGAAACCACGCCGGAGAATAACGTCCTTTACCCCTACGACCTCCAACAAGCCAACTTGGCCTCCAAGTTTCGCAACCACCACATCACCGATGACAAAGCCTCCGCTCTAATGCTCCAACACCACCAACTCCTCCTCTCCTCCGCCGCCGCCGCCGCTGCCGCTGCCAATTCTCCCCTTCTCCAAATGCCCGTCTCCTCGCTAAACGACGTCGTTCATGCGCCCTCCTTCAAATCTCCCACTCCA AACGCTGACGCTTCTTCTGTTCAGCCTCTCTACAACGCCTTCTCCGCCTCTCTCCAAGGCGCCGCCCAACCCTCCAACCAAACTCACCATTTTCAACTTCCTCAACag GGGCAGAGTTTCGGAGCTTCGGCTCCGGCGAGTGGCGCTTCCGGTCAGCCGAAGCAGAGGGTTAGGGCGAGGAGAGGTCAAGCCACGGACCCACACAGCATCGCCGAAAGG TTACGGAGGGAGAGAATCGCAGAGCGAATGAAGGCCCTACAGGAACTGGTTCCCAACGCCAACAAG ACTGATAAGGCCTCCATGTTGGATGAGATCATCGATTATGTGAAGTTCCTACAGCTCCAAGTCAAG GTTTTAAGCATGAGCAGACTGGGAGGTGCAGCCGCTGTAGCACCCCTTGTTGCTGATATATCTTCGGAG GGAGGCGGTGACTGCGTTCAACCAAAAAGCAACAACGCCAACGGTAACTCAAACGACACCCTAGCCACGACGGAGCAACAGGTGGCGAAGCTGATGGAGGAAGACATGGGGTCCGCCATGCAGTACCTGCAGGGGAAAGGTCTCTGCCTTATGCCGATTTCTCTGGCCACCGCCATCTCCAAAGCCACGTGTCACGCCAGGAACCCTTTCATCAACGGTGATGGGCCCTCCTCTCCCGGAATGTCCGCGCTCACCCTGCACTCTTCCACTCTCAGCAATGGCCTCGTGAAAGACACCGCCTCCGTTTCCAAGTCCTGA
- the LOC137807453 gene encoding uncharacterized protein isoform X1: protein MAYAAAKSDKIHTDVLTKAREACYKGRDAFYACLEKESDKKPTEIASMGLLYPLECKQLRNEYVKQCRSSWVKHFDKQYCQNKRVQTLLNDKGSTRGLLLPHLYTFKPST, encoded by the exons ATGGCCTATGCTGCAGCGAAATCTGACAAAATCCACACCGATGTTCTCACCAAAGCCAGGGAAGCTTGTTACAAG GGTCGTGATGCTTTCTATGCCTGCTTGGAAAAGGAATCTGACAAGAAGCCCACAGAGATTGCATCTATGGGCTTGTTGTACCCTCTAGAATGCAAACAACTTAGGAATGAATACGTCAAACAGTGTCGATCTTCCTGG GTGAAGCATTTTGACAAGCAATACTGCCAAAACAAGAGGGTTCAGACACTTTTGAATGACAAAGGGTCGACGAGAGGTCTGTTGTTGCCCCACCTTTACACTTTCAAACCCAGTActtaa
- the LOC137807453 gene encoding uncharacterized protein isoform X2 yields the protein MAYAAAKSDKIHTDVLTKAREACYKGRDAFYACLEKESDKKPTEIASMGLLYPLECKQLRNEYVKQCRSSWVKHFDKQYCQNKRVQTLLNDKGSTRGV from the exons ATGGCCTATGCTGCAGCGAAATCTGACAAAATCCACACCGATGTTCTCACCAAAGCCAGGGAAGCTTGTTACAAG GGTCGTGATGCTTTCTATGCCTGCTTGGAAAAGGAATCTGACAAGAAGCCCACAGAGATTGCATCTATGGGCTTGTTGTACCCTCTAGAATGCAAACAACTTAGGAATGAATACGTCAAACAGTGTCGATCTTCCTGG GTGAAGCATTTTGACAAGCAATACTGCCAAAACAAGAGGGTTCAGACACTTTTGAATGACAAAGGGTCGACGAGAG GGGTGTAA
- the LOC137807453 gene encoding uncharacterized protein isoform X3 → MAYAAAKSDKIHTDVLTKAREACYKESDKKPTEIASMGLLYPLECKQLRNEYVKQCRSSWVKHFDKQYCQNKRVQTLLNDKGSTRGV, encoded by the exons ATGGCCTATGCTGCAGCGAAATCTGACAAAATCCACACCGATGTTCTCACCAAAGCCAGGGAAGCTTGTTACAAG GAATCTGACAAGAAGCCCACAGAGATTGCATCTATGGGCTTGTTGTACCCTCTAGAATGCAAACAACTTAGGAATGAATACGTCAAACAGTGTCGATCTTCCTGG GTGAAGCATTTTGACAAGCAATACTGCCAAAACAAGAGGGTTCAGACACTTTTGAATGACAAAGGGTCGACGAGAG GGGTGTAA
- the LOC137807454 gene encoding bHLH transcription factor RHL1-like isoform X2, producing the protein MQPCSGEMQGPNNNSLFNGNNNSSNNEQQIQFDAASNDDFLKQMLSNLPSSPWTLDPKPNPNPLWDPNSDETTPENNVLYPYDLQQANLASKFRNHHITDDKASALMLQHHQLLLSSAAAAAAAANSPLLQMPVSSLNDVVHAPSFKSPTPPLYNAFSASLQGAAQPSNQTHHFQLPQQGQSFGASAPASGASGQPKQRVRARRGQATDPHSIAERLRRERIAERMKALQELVPNANKTDKASMLDEIIDYVKFLQLQVKVLSMSRLGGAAAVAPLVADISSEGGGDCVQPKSNNANGNSNDTLATTEQQVAKLMEEDMGSAMQYLQGKGLCLMPISLATAISKATCHARNPFINGDGPSSPGMSALTLHSSTLSNGLVKDTASVSKS; encoded by the exons ATGCAACCTTGTAGTGGAGAAATGCAAGGCCCTAACAATAACTCTCTCTTTAACGGCAACAACAATAGCAGTAACAATGAGCAACAGATTCAGTTTGACGCAGCTTCCAACGACGATTTCCTCAAACAAATGCTTTCCAACCTTCCTTCTTCTCCATGGACACTGGACCCCAAACCCAACCCCAACCCCTTGTGGGACCCTAATTCCGACGAAACCACGCCGGAGAATAACGTCCTTTACCCCTACGACCTCCAACAAGCCAACTTGGCCTCCAAGTTTCGCAACCACCACATCACCGATGACAAAGCCTCCGCTCTAATGCTCCAACACCACCAACTCCTCCTCTCCTCCGCCGCCGCCGCCGCTGCCGCTGCCAATTCTCCCCTTCTCCAAATGCCCGTCTCCTCGCTAAACGACGTCGTTCATGCGCCCTCCTTCAAATCTCCCACTCCA CCTCTCTACAACGCCTTCTCCGCCTCTCTCCAAGGCGCCGCCCAACCCTCCAACCAAACTCACCATTTTCAACTTCCTCAACag GGGCAGAGTTTCGGAGCTTCGGCTCCGGCGAGTGGCGCTTCCGGTCAGCCGAAGCAGAGGGTTAGGGCGAGGAGAGGTCAAGCCACGGACCCACACAGCATCGCCGAAAGG TTACGGAGGGAGAGAATCGCAGAGCGAATGAAGGCCCTACAGGAACTGGTTCCCAACGCCAACAAG ACTGATAAGGCCTCCATGTTGGATGAGATCATCGATTATGTGAAGTTCCTACAGCTCCAAGTCAAG GTTTTAAGCATGAGCAGACTGGGAGGTGCAGCCGCTGTAGCACCCCTTGTTGCTGATATATCTTCGGAG GGAGGCGGTGACTGCGTTCAACCAAAAAGCAACAACGCCAACGGTAACTCAAACGACACCCTAGCCACGACGGAGCAACAGGTGGCGAAGCTGATGGAGGAAGACATGGGGTCCGCCATGCAGTACCTGCAGGGGAAAGGTCTCTGCCTTATGCCGATTTCTCTGGCCACCGCCATCTCCAAAGCCACGTGTCACGCCAGGAACCCTTTCATCAACGGTGATGGGCCCTCCTCTCCCGGAATGTCCGCGCTCACCCTGCACTCTTCCACTCTCAGCAATGGCCTCGTGAAAGACACCGCCTCCGTTTCCAAGTCCTGA